In the genome of Xenopus laevis strain J_2021 chromosome 1S, Xenopus_laevis_v10.1, whole genome shotgun sequence, one region contains:
- the LOC108704093 gene encoding disintegrin and metalloproteinase domain-containing protein 12, producing MGIFAGVWLIGIFIQMCPGAQAVPCRMAHKQFPTPYTISTLHRIKDQEPKTSHGRAYQEANSEKRIQFSIRIKGKDHVLTLQKAHDLLAGNFSASHYEADGRLVTESLGHLEHCCYTGSVEGLTDSLVSLCTCPNLSGYISLTEGTYSFDALTPSDPAQHKPIKLRYHPEKPFMGAAPKRFLRSPQDSRSEEGGREPYKIELFLVADKEEFQRHEENVQRTRHHLMAVAHHLNQIFLEINFQIFLVGIEIWTQENKVNISDTATVSLLQFLEWREQVLLPRIHHDNIQLISGVRFKHHILGEAFLGQMCTVSHSGGVIRDTGVSPKELAKYVAHEIGHNLGMSHDTDNCYCPVAPGRCLLSKRNWYDIHPVFSECSHHFLDRFLEEKDITCLKDQPHTYIEESPPVVDQHMILETVGKVSIFLCSLIVLISFLIIWRTVSCKNLQAV from the exons ATGGGCATCTTCGCAGGTGTGTGGCTTATTGGCATCTTCATACAGATGTGCCCCGGTGCCCAAG CTGTGCCCTGCAGGATGGCACACAAACAGTTCCCAACTCCGTATACCATCTCCACCCTGCACAGGATCAAGGATCAAGAGCCCAAAACATCACATGGACGGGCTTATCAA GAGGCAAATTCTGAAAAGAGGATTCAGTTCTCCATTAGAATAAAAGGGAAAGATCACGTTCTCACACTCCAGAAGGCGCA TGATCTCCTCGCAGGAAATTTTTCAGCGTCCCATTATGAGGCAGATGGACGACTAGTGACAGAATCATTGGGCCACCTG GAGCATTGCTGTTATACGGGCTCAGTGGAAGGACTCACAGACTCCCTGGTGTCCCTGTGTACATGTCCCAACCTCAG TGGCTACATCTCTCTCACAGAGGGAACTTACAGCTTTGATGCCCTGACACCATCTGATCCTGCACAACACAAACCTATAAAGCTgcgctatcaccctgaaaagccATTTATGGGTGCAGCACCCAAGCGCTTCCTCCGCTCCCCCCAGGATTCCCGCTCAGAAGAG GGTGGCAGAGAGCCATACAAGATTGAGCTCTTTTTGGTGGCGGATAAAGAAGAG TTCCAGCGGCATGAAGAGAACGTGCAGAGAACCAGACACCATCTCATGGCCGTAGCCCACCATCTCAATCAG atctTTTTGGAAATAAATTTCCAGATCTTTCTTGTGGGAATTGAGATTTGGACTCAAGAGAATAAAGTGAATATTTCCGACACAGCGACGGTATCCCTCCTGCAGTTCTTGGAGTGGCGGGAGCAGGTTCTTCTGCCTCGGATTCACCACGACAACATTCAGCTTATAAG TGGGGTTCGATTCAAGCACCACATCCTCGGGGAAGCCTTTCTGGGCCAAATGTGCACAGTGTCCCATAGCGGTGGGGTCATCCGG GACACAGGGGTCAGTCCCAAAGAGTTGGCCAAGTACGTTGCACACGAGATAGGACACAATCTGGGCATGAGTCAcgatacagataattgctactgTCCAGTGGCGCCGGGGAGGTGCCTCCTTTCAAAACGGAATTG GTACGATATTCACCCAGTGTTTAGTGAGTGCAGCCATCACTTCCTTGATCGGTTCCTCGAGGAGAAGGACATCACCTGCTTAAAGGACCAGCCCCACACATATATC GAGGAATCTCCCCCGGTTGTTGATCAGCACATGATTCTTGAAACTG TTGGAAAAGTCTCCATTTTCCTTTGTTCTCTGATCGTCCTGATATCCTTCCTCATCATCTGGAGAACGGTGTCCTGCAAAAATCTCCAGGCCGTCTAA